In a single window of the bacterium genome:
- a CDS encoding hydrogenase maturation protease, translating to MLIIAYGNPLRGDDGVAWHIAEQLAAAQGQSPLKILTRHQLTPELAEAISQANLVIFVDASVGQPPGTISCVPVGPEMADQSSHQFDPASLMFCAREIYGSAPKALLCTIAGEDFGYEERLSPTILAAMPKLLQRIRALIAAHEESN from the coding sequence GTGTTGATCATTGCTTATGGGAATCCCCTGCGCGGTGATGATGGCGTCGCTTGGCATATTGCGGAGCAACTTGCGGCTGCCCAAGGCCAGTCCCCTCTGAAAATCCTGACCCGCCACCAATTGACGCCCGAGTTGGCGGAAGCGATCAGCCAGGCGAATCTCGTCATATTTGTGGATGCCAGCGTGGGCCAGCCACCCGGCACCATCTCGTGTGTGCCGGTCGGACCGGAGATGGCGGATCAGTCCTCGCATCAATTCGACCCGGCGAGTCTGATGTTTTGCGCGCGCGAGATTTACGGCTCTGCTCCGAAAGCTCTCTTGTGCACCATTGCCGGCGAGGACTTCGGATATGAAGAGAGATTGTCTCCCACCATTTTGGCAGCAATGCCAAAGCTGCTGCAGCGCATTCGCGCCTTGATCGCCGCGCATGAGGAATCAAACTGA
- a CDS encoding hydrogenase maturation protease, which yields MANESQADKRALVLGVGNEYRGDDAVGILLCRRLAEQAPPHLAVAEHNGEGAALLEAWLGAELVIVIDAVQSGAPAGKIFRFDAAVQAIPSQFFHYSTHAFSLAEAIELGRTLHRLPRHLIVYGIEGENFTAGAPLSAAVAQAMPEVLAQVMRDLRMFAPVE from the coding sequence ATGGCAAACGAGTCTCAAGCCGACAAGCGCGCCTTGGTGCTCGGCGTGGGCAATGAGTATCGCGGCGATGACGCCGTGGGCATTCTTCTCTGCCGGCGCCTGGCGGAACAGGCGCCGCCGCACCTTGCAGTTGCTGAGCACAATGGCGAAGGCGCGGCCCTGCTCGAAGCGTGGCTGGGTGCGGAGCTGGTGATCGTGATCGATGCCGTGCAATCCGGCGCGCCGGCCGGCAAGATCTTTCGCTTCGACGCCGCGGTGCAGGCCATTCCCTCGCAGTTCTTTCACTATTCCACGCACGCCTTCAGCCTGGCCGAGGCTATTGAGCTTGGGCGCACTTTGCATCGCCTGCCGCGCCACTTGATCGTCTACGGCATCGAAGGTGAAAATTTCACCGCCGGCGCGCCGCTCTCCGCTGCCGTTGCCCAGGCGATGCCTGAAGTGCTGGCACAGGTCATGCGCGACCTGCGCATGTTTGCGCCGGTCGAGTAG
- a CDS encoding bifunctional acetate--CoA ligase family protein/GNAT family N-acetyltransferase: protein MDNPTDAARDTTHDILRYQRQSLEAIFQPKSLAVIGATERPGSVGRAVMSNLLGGKFGGALFPINLHRKTVLGLPAHPHVTALPSPVDLAILATPAETVPDLVAECAEAGVHAAIILAAGFRERGVAGAALEQRVQAQAGGRLRILGPNSFGVMQPHLKLNATFARAMARPGHVAFISQSGALGAAILDWSLQANAGLSAFISVGSMLDIGWGDLIDYLGDDPRTKSIIIYMETIGDARAFLSAAREVAFTKPIIVLKAGHTSAAARAATSHTGSLAGSDRIVEAAFRRCGVLRVNTIAELFYMAEVLDKQPRPRGPRLTILTNAGGPGVLAADALLASGGRLAPLAPETIGQLDQLLPAHWSHGNPIDILSDADAERYAQAITLAAQDATSEGLLVILTPQAMADPTATAELITARAAAFGTPILASWMGGAEVVEGEAILNRAGIPVFPFPDTAARMFAYMWQYTESLRGLYETPMLPAHADNGTIQRQHVLEIIGNARQSGRTLLDEVESKSILAAYGIPVVATHAARSEEAAVGLAEQLGYPVVLKLLSSAVTHKTASGGVRLHLHDAAAVRQAFREIATAQQAGGRAFQGVTVQPMIPPPGIELILGSTVDPQFGPVLLFGAGGLLAEALQDYSLALPPLTTTLARRMMERTRIFHALLQAVEQHSLDLEILTQMPVRLSWLVVEHPEIKEIDLNPLFVSAGRLLALDARVLLHDATLRPEQLPTPAIRPYPRQYQSPWQLKNGTPVLIRPIRPEDEPLMVAFHQKLSERTVYLRYFHLITLTQRIAHERLTRICFIDYDREMALVVERRTADGEGREIIGVGRLSRSHRASEAEFAVLVSDEYQGQGLGSELLRRLLQIAAAEKIRRVSADILPDNDDMQRVCKKLGMQVRFDHEEHVIKTWIDLPAEK, encoded by the coding sequence ATGGACAATCCGACTGACGCCGCCCGCGACACCACGCACGACATTCTGCGCTATCAACGCCAGTCGCTGGAGGCGATTTTCCAGCCCAAATCCCTCGCCGTGATCGGCGCCACCGAACGCCCCGGCAGCGTGGGCCGCGCTGTGATGTCGAACTTGCTGGGCGGCAAATTCGGCGGCGCCCTCTTTCCCATCAATCTCCATCGCAAAACGGTGCTGGGTCTGCCGGCCCATCCCCACGTGACTGCCCTTCCGAGTCCGGTTGATCTCGCCATCCTGGCCACGCCGGCGGAGACCGTGCCGGATCTGGTGGCAGAATGTGCGGAAGCCGGCGTGCACGCCGCCATCATTCTGGCGGCAGGCTTTCGCGAGCGCGGCGTGGCGGGCGCGGCTTTGGAACAACGCGTGCAAGCTCAGGCCGGCGGCCGGTTGCGTATCCTGGGGCCTAATTCGTTTGGCGTGATGCAGCCACATCTCAAGCTCAACGCGACCTTTGCGCGCGCGATGGCGCGGCCCGGCCACGTGGCCTTCATCAGCCAGAGTGGCGCGCTGGGCGCGGCGATTCTGGATTGGAGCCTGCAGGCCAATGCCGGCCTCAGCGCGTTCATCTCCGTCGGCAGCATGCTGGACATCGGTTGGGGCGATTTGATCGATTATCTCGGCGATGACCCGCGCACCAAGAGCATCATCATCTACATGGAAACGATCGGAGACGCGCGCGCATTCTTGTCCGCCGCGCGTGAAGTGGCTTTCACCAAGCCGATCATCGTGCTCAAGGCCGGCCACACGAGTGCTGCCGCGCGGGCCGCCACTTCGCACACCGGCAGTTTGGCGGGCAGCGATCGTATTGTGGAGGCAGCTTTCCGGCGCTGCGGCGTGCTGCGCGTCAACACCATTGCCGAGTTGTTTTACATGGCGGAGGTGTTGGACAAGCAACCGCGGCCGCGCGGACCGCGGCTGACCATTCTCACCAACGCCGGCGGCCCGGGTGTACTCGCGGCGGATGCGCTGCTCGCCAGCGGCGGCCGCCTTGCACCGCTGGCGCCGGAAACGATCGGCCAGCTCGATCAACTGCTGCCGGCGCATTGGAGCCACGGCAATCCCATCGACATTTTGAGTGATGCCGACGCCGAACGCTATGCCCAAGCCATCACCCTGGCGGCGCAAGATGCCACCAGCGAGGGCCTGTTGGTCATTTTGACGCCGCAGGCCATGGCTGATCCCACCGCCACCGCGGAGTTGATCACGGCCCGCGCGGCCGCCTTTGGCACGCCGATTCTCGCCAGTTGGATGGGCGGCGCCGAGGTGGTCGAAGGAGAGGCGATTCTCAATCGTGCCGGCATTCCGGTTTTTCCCTTTCCAGATACGGCCGCCCGCATGTTTGCCTACATGTGGCAATACACTGAAAGCTTGCGCGGCTTGTATGAAACGCCAATGCTGCCGGCGCACGCGGACAACGGCACCATTCAGCGCCAGCACGTCCTGGAGATCATCGGGAACGCGCGGCAAAGCGGCCGGACTCTGCTCGACGAAGTGGAATCCAAGAGCATTCTTGCTGCCTATGGCATACCGGTGGTGGCCACCCATGCCGCGCGCAGCGAAGAGGCGGCAGTTGGTTTGGCGGAGCAGCTCGGTTACCCGGTGGTGCTCAAGCTGCTTTCCAGCGCGGTGACGCACAAAACCGCCAGCGGTGGCGTGCGGCTGCATCTGCACGATGCGGCGGCAGTGCGCCAGGCGTTTCGTGAGATTGCGACGGCCCAGCAAGCCGGCGGCCGCGCGTTTCAAGGCGTAACCGTGCAGCCCATGATTCCGCCGCCGGGCATCGAATTGATCCTGGGCAGCACCGTTGACCCGCAATTCGGCCCGGTGCTGCTTTTCGGCGCCGGCGGTTTGCTGGCGGAAGCATTGCAGGACTACAGCCTGGCGTTGCCGCCGCTCACCACCACGCTGGCGCGCCGCATGATGGAACGCACGCGCATCTTTCATGCTTTGCTGCAGGCGGTGGAGCAGCACTCGCTCGATCTGGAAATCCTGACGCAAATGCCGGTGCGCTTGAGCTGGTTGGTGGTGGAGCATCCCGAGATCAAGGAGATCGACCTCAATCCTCTCTTTGTTTCCGCTGGGCGGCTGCTCGCGCTGGATGCGCGCGTGCTGCTGCATGACGCTACGCTGCGGCCGGAACAATTGCCCACGCCGGCCATTCGGCCGTATCCGCGGCAATACCAGAGTCCCTGGCAGTTGAAGAACGGCACACCGGTGTTGATTCGGCCCATCCGGCCGGAAGACGAACCCTTGATGGTGGCGTTTCACCAGAAGCTCTCCGAGCGCACGGTCTATTTGCGTTACTTTCATTTGATCACGCTGACGCAGCGCATTGCGCATGAGCGCTTGACGCGCATTTGTTTCATCGACTATGATCGCGAGATGGCGCTGGTGGTCGAGCGCCGCACCGCGGACGGCGAGGGCCGCGAGATCATTGGCGTGGGGCGGCTGAGCCGATCCCACCGCGCCAGCGAGGCGGAGTTTGCCGTGCTGGTGAGTGACGAGTATCAGGGCCAGGGCTTGGGCTCCGAGTTGCTGCGCCGACTGCTGCAGATTGCGGCCGCGGAGAAGATTCGCCGTGTCTCCGCCGACATTCTGCCGGATAATGATGACATGCAGCGCGTTTGCAAGAAACTCGGCATGCAAGTGCGTTTCGATCATGAGGAGCACGTGATCAAGACCTGGATCGACTTGCCGGCAGAGAAATGA
- a CDS encoding 4Fe-4S dicluster domain-containing protein yields MAEIRKEGRTRGMVVINAEECKGCGLCVEVCPPSVLKISEALNRMGYHPAEYSGVECTGCGVCFYVCPEPGAITVYKRVSAKAPVAEE; encoded by the coding sequence ATGGCAGAGATTCGCAAAGAAGGTCGCACGCGCGGCATGGTTGTCATCAACGCGGAAGAATGCAAGGGCTGCGGCTTGTGCGTGGAAGTGTGCCCGCCCTCCGTGCTGAAAATCTCCGAAGCCCTGAATCGCATGGGCTATCATCCCGCCGAATACAGCGGCGTGGAATGCACCGGCTGCGGCGTTTGCTTCTATGTCTGTCCGGAGCCGGGTGCAATTACCGTCTACAAACGGGTGAGTGCCAAAGCGCCCGTCGCCGAAGAATGA
- a CDS encoding 3-methyl-2-oxobutanoate dehydrogenase subunit VorB, translating to MQLIKGNEAVVKAALLAGCRAYFGYPITPASEIAETAAQYFPKAGGVFLQAESEVASINMLFGAASTGVRAMTASSSPGISLMQEGISYAAGAELPMVIVDIMRGGPGLGNIAPEQADYFQVVKGGGHGSYRVIVLAPNSAQEMCDLTMLAFELADRYRNPVVVLADGFIGQMMEPVNFPMPVTQLPEKPWAVAGAAATRDNLVTSIELVPEELEAHVRHLHEKYETVTRAEARYEAYRLENAEIVTVGYGIMARLLRTAVDLARSRGIPVGLLRPITLWPFPKNKIDELTDHTYGFLVCELSMGQMVEDVRLAVNGWVPVQFYGRSGGMVPTAEELLQQIERFWKELDLGDG from the coding sequence ATGCAACTCATCAAAGGCAATGAGGCGGTGGTCAAGGCGGCGTTGCTCGCCGGGTGCCGCGCCTACTTCGGCTACCCCATCACGCCGGCGAGCGAGATCGCGGAAACTGCCGCGCAATACTTTCCCAAAGCCGGCGGGGTCTTCTTGCAGGCGGAGAGCGAAGTGGCCTCGATCAATATGCTCTTCGGCGCCGCCTCCACCGGTGTGCGCGCCATGACCGCCTCTTCCAGTCCCGGTATTTCATTGATGCAGGAGGGCATCTCCTACGCCGCCGGCGCAGAGCTGCCCATGGTCATTGTGGACATTATGCGCGGCGGTCCGGGCTTGGGCAACATCGCGCCTGAGCAGGCGGACTATTTTCAAGTCGTCAAGGGCGGCGGCCACGGCAGTTACCGCGTGATCGTGCTGGCGCCCAACAGCGCGCAGGAAATGTGCGATCTCACCATGCTGGCCTTCGAGTTGGCGGACCGCTATCGCAATCCGGTGGTGGTGCTGGCAGACGGCTTCATTGGCCAGATGATGGAGCCGGTGAATTTTCCCATGCCGGTGACGCAGTTGCCGGAAAAGCCCTGGGCCGTGGCGGGCGCGGCGGCGACGCGCGACAATCTCGTCACCTCCATCGAACTGGTGCCGGAGGAATTGGAAGCCCACGTGCGCCATCTGCACGAGAAGTATGAGACCGTTACCCGCGCCGAAGCGCGCTATGAAGCCTATCGCCTGGAAAACGCCGAGATCGTGACCGTGGGCTACGGCATCATGGCGCGATTGCTGCGCACGGCGGTGGACCTGGCGCGCAGCCGCGGTATCCCCGTCGGCTTGCTGCGGCCGATCACGCTTTGGCCCTTTCCCAAAAACAAGATCGACGAACTGACCGATCACACTTACGGCTTTTTGGTGTGTGAATTGAGCATGGGCCAAATGGTGGAAGATGTCCGGCTGGCGGTGAATGGCTGGGTGCCGGTGCAGTTTTACGGGCGCTCCGGCGGCATGGTGCCGACGGCCGAGGAGCTGCTGCAACAAATCGAGCGCTTCTGGAAAGAGCTGGACCTGGGAGACGGTTGA
- a CDS encoding 2-oxoacid:acceptor oxidoreductase family protein: MEATVLRRPESFYEVFDRKPGADKTSTHYCPGCGHGTIHKLIAEAMDDFGIADRTVFISPVGCSVFAYYYMKCGNIQVAHGRAPAAATGVRRSLPNSIVISYQGDGDLAAIGGNEILHAANRGENITVIFVNNAIYGMTGGQMAPTTLLGMKTTTTPYGRSVGNEGFPLRVCELLASLEAPAYLERVAVTDAKNVMSARRAIRKAIQYQIEGRGFSLVELLATCPTGWNVTPTAAKKWLVENMLPVFPLGVFRDKKEKPASLPPTNGEVKAAADLRRELDIPAESDTTWQAPPAAGQELSPRMKIAGFGGQGILFMGVMLADAGMRTGRHVSWLPSYGPEMRGGTANCHVIIAKERIGSPLVSETDVLIAMNRPSLEKFQADVRPGGLVLYNRSLISGVSLRDDLQVAAIPATEIADEIGNTKVANVVMLGAYLELSKLLPEEVVLTVLNQKAKSRPGLAELNAKALAAGQSFVRKSVLQREA; encoded by the coding sequence ATGGAAGCCACCGTTTTGCGCCGGCCGGAATCATTCTACGAGGTTTTCGACCGGAAGCCCGGCGCCGACAAAACCTCCACCCACTATTGCCCCGGTTGCGGCCACGGCACGATCCACAAACTGATCGCGGAAGCAATGGATGATTTCGGCATTGCGGACCGCACCGTGTTCATCTCTCCGGTGGGCTGTTCGGTGTTCGCCTACTACTACATGAAATGCGGCAACATCCAGGTGGCGCACGGCCGCGCGCCGGCCGCGGCGACCGGCGTCCGGCGGTCGTTGCCCAACAGCATCGTCATCAGCTATCAAGGCGACGGCGACCTGGCGGCCATTGGCGGCAACGAAATCCTGCACGCGGCCAACCGCGGCGAGAACATCACCGTGATCTTTGTGAACAACGCCATTTACGGCATGACCGGCGGCCAAATGGCGCCCACCACGCTGCTCGGCATGAAAACCACCACCACGCCCTATGGCCGTTCGGTCGGCAACGAGGGTTTTCCGCTGCGGGTATGCGAGCTGCTCGCCTCGTTGGAAGCGCCCGCCTATCTCGAACGCGTGGCGGTCACCGATGCCAAAAATGTGATGTCAGCGCGGCGCGCCATTCGCAAGGCAATTCAGTATCAAATCGAGGGCCGCGGTTTCTCGCTCGTCGAGTTGCTCGCCACCTGTCCCACCGGCTGGAACGTGACGCCCACGGCTGCGAAAAAGTGGCTGGTGGAAAACATGCTGCCGGTCTTTCCGCTCGGCGTGTTTCGCGACAAGAAAGAAAAGCCGGCATCGCTGCCGCCCACCAACGGCGAAGTCAAGGCAGCCGCGGATCTTCGCCGCGAGCTCGATATTCCCGCAGAGAGCGACACCACTTGGCAGGCGCCGCCCGCGGCCGGCCAGGAGTTGAGTCCCCGCATGAAAATTGCGGGGTTTGGCGGACAGGGCATTTTGTTCATGGGCGTGATGCTCGCCGACGCCGGCATGCGCACTGGCCGCCATGTGAGCTGGTTGCCGAGTTACGGCCCGGAGATGCGCGGCGGCACGGCCAACTGCCACGTCATCATCGCCAAAGAGAGGATCGGCTCCCCGCTGGTCTCGGAAACAGACGTGCTGATCGCGATGAACCGGCCTTCGCTGGAGAAATTTCAAGCGGACGTCCGGCCGGGCGGGCTGGTGCTGTACAATCGCTCGCTGATCTCCGGTGTTTCTCTGCGTGATGATCTGCAGGTCGCGGCGATTCCCGCAACCGAAATTGCGGATGAGATCGGCAATACCAAAGTCGCCAACGTGGTGATGCTGGGCGCTTACCTCGAGTTGTCGAAGCTGTTGCCCGAGGAGGTGGTCTTGACCGTGCTCAACCAGAAAGCCAAGTCCCGGCCGGGGCTGGCGGAGTTGAACGCCAAGGCTCTGGCCGCGGGTCAGAGTTTTGTTCGCAAGAGCGTCTTGCAGCGCGAGGCCTAG
- a CDS encoding alanine dehydrogenase, translated as MIIGIPKESWRDEHRVALVPAGVYALVKAGHKVVVETGAGLGCGFTDQTYDEAGAHLAFSAGEVFGRADMVVKIMPPALEEVSALAPEKTLMSFFNFSVMNPKLMAILSDTRCTAIGYNLIEDRNHNLPVLTTMSEIAGMLLPQIAGQFLTTPAGGRGILLGGVAGIPAANVLIIGAGVVGSTAAEAFVGAGANIMVLDSDVERLRQLERLTRHQLNTAIATPYNIERNLSTVDVLVGAVMIHGQQSPHVVTQAMVKRMRQGSVIMDISIDQGGCVETSRPTTHSDPTFIRDGVIHYAVPNIPALVARSAAHALNNTILPLVLRLAEHGPAAIAESRLLQRGVYLFQGQCTQPEVARMLGWPHAPITDMLPPSALA; from the coding sequence ATGATCATCGGTATTCCCAAAGAAAGCTGGCGCGACGAACACCGCGTGGCGTTGGTTCCCGCTGGCGTCTATGCGCTCGTCAAGGCCGGACACAAGGTCGTGGTGGAGACCGGCGCCGGATTGGGCTGCGGCTTTACCGATCAGACCTATGATGAGGCCGGCGCCCATCTGGCGTTCAGCGCCGGCGAGGTATTTGGCCGGGCCGATATGGTCGTCAAGATCATGCCGCCTGCGTTGGAAGAGGTGTCCGCGCTGGCGCCGGAAAAGACGCTGATGAGCTTCTTCAATTTCAGTGTGATGAACCCCAAGCTCATGGCGATTCTGAGCGACACGCGCTGCACCGCCATCGGCTACAATTTGATCGAAGACCGCAACCACAATCTGCCGGTGTTGACGACTATGAGCGAAATCGCCGGCATGCTGCTGCCGCAGATTGCCGGGCAATTTCTCACCACCCCGGCGGGCGGTCGCGGCATTTTGTTGGGCGGCGTGGCGGGCATTCCCGCCGCGAATGTGCTCATCATCGGCGCGGGCGTGGTGGGCAGCACTGCCGCCGAGGCCTTTGTGGGCGCCGGCGCCAATATCATGGTGCTGGACAGTGACGTCGAGCGCTTGCGCCAGCTCGAGCGCCTCACCCGCCATCAACTCAACACGGCGATCGCGACGCCCTACAACATCGAACGCAACTTGAGCACGGTGGATGTGCTGGTGGGCGCGGTGATGATTCACGGCCAGCAATCGCCGCATGTGGTGACGCAAGCCATGGTCAAGCGCATGCGCCAGGGCAGCGTGATCATGGATATTTCTATCGATCAGGGCGGCTGTGTGGAAACCAGCCGGCCGACGACGCATTCTGATCCCACGTTCATCCGCGACGGTGTGATTCACTACGCCGTGCCGAACATTCCGGCGCTGGTGGCGCGTTCGGCGGCGCATGCACTCAACAACACCATCCTGCCCCTCGTACTGCGGCTGGCGGAGCACGGGCCGGCGGCGATTGCGGAGTCCCGCCTGCTGCAACGCGGCGTGTATCTGTTTCAGGGGCAATGCACGCAGCCGGAAGTGGCGCGCATGCTGGGCTGGCCGCATGCACCGATCACCGACATGCTGCCGCCCTCGGCACTGGCCTGA
- a CDS encoding 4-hydroxybutyrate CoA-transferase produces MTWLERYRAKCCSADAALQRVRDGDTVYIHPGCAAPVQLVRALVRRGPQLREVNVIHLLTAGEAGYTAPEMAGHFRHIAFFAGANVRRALNEGRADFIPIFLGEIEALFASGDMPVNVALIHVSRPDEHGFCSFGVGIDTTKTAAAHADCVIAQVNARMPRALGDSFIHVNDIDHVVEVEDEILEHPQGRISDLADRIGSNIADLIADGATLQLGIGEIPDAVLHYLGNKKDLGIHTEMVSDGVVGLIEQGVINNEKKTLHPGKVILGFVLGTRRLYDFIDNNPVFEFHPSSYTNDPFIISRNDKQVAINSALEVDLTGQVCADSIGYNFYSGIGGQVDFIRGAARSKGGKPIIALPSTAKDGSLSRIVPHLQEGAGVVTSRGDVHYVVTEYGVAYLHGKTVRERCRALINVAHPKFREQLLAFVKTRRWL; encoded by the coding sequence ATGACCTGGTTGGAAAGATATCGGGCCAAATGCTGCTCTGCCGATGCCGCGCTGCAACGCGTGCGGGACGGCGACACGGTTTACATCCACCCGGGCTGTGCGGCGCCGGTACAATTGGTGCGCGCGCTGGTTCGGCGCGGGCCGCAGTTGCGGGAGGTGAATGTTATTCACCTGCTCACTGCCGGCGAGGCCGGGTATACCGCGCCGGAGATGGCCGGCCATTTTCGCCACATCGCTTTTTTCGCCGGCGCCAATGTGCGCCGCGCGCTCAATGAGGGCCGCGCGGATTTCATTCCGATTTTTCTGGGGGAAATCGAAGCCTTGTTTGCCAGCGGCGACATGCCGGTGAATGTCGCGCTCATTCACGTTTCGCGGCCGGATGAGCACGGCTTCTGCAGCTTCGGCGTGGGCATCGACACCACCAAGACCGCCGCGGCGCATGCCGATTGCGTCATTGCGCAGGTGAATGCCAGGATGCCGCGCGCGCTGGGCGACTCTTTCATTCACGTCAACGACATCGACCACGTGGTGGAGGTCGAAGACGAAATTCTCGAACACCCGCAAGGCCGCATTTCCGACCTCGCCGACCGCATCGGCAGCAACATCGCGGATTTGATTGCCGACGGCGCGACGCTGCAGCTCGGCATCGGTGAAATTCCCGACGCCGTGTTGCACTATCTCGGCAACAAGAAGGATCTCGGCATTCACACCGAGATGGTGAGCGACGGCGTGGTGGGATTGATCGAGCAGGGCGTGATCAATAATGAGAAGAAGACGCTGCATCCCGGCAAGGTGATTCTCGGCTTCGTGCTCGGCACGCGCCGGCTGTATGATTTCATCGACAACAACCCGGTGTTCGAGTTTCACCCGAGCAGCTACACCAACGATCCGTTCATCATCAGCCGCAACGACAAGCAGGTGGCCATCAATTCCGCGCTCGAGGTCGATCTCACCGGCCAGGTGTGCGCCGATTCCATCGGCTACAATTTCTACAGTGGCATCGGCGGCCAGGTGGATTTCATCCGCGGCGCTGCGCGCAGCAAGGGCGGCAAACCCATCATTGCCCTGCCCTCGACTGCCAAGGACGGCAGCCTCAGCCGCATCGTGCCGCACTTGCAGGAGGGCGCGGGCGTGGTGACTTCGCGGGGAGACGTGCACTACGTGGTGACCGAGTACGGCGTGGCTTATTTGCACGGCAAAACCGTGCGCGAGCGCTGCCGCGCCCTGATCAATGTGGCGCACCCGAAATTTCGCGAGCAACTGCTGGCTTTTGTCAAAACGAGAAGATGGTTGTAG